A genomic segment from Candidatus Korarchaeum cryptofilum OPF8 encodes:
- a CDS encoding sulfide/dihydroorotate dehydrogenase-like FAD/NAD-binding protein translates to MFEIVGKRELAPNIKWIKVKAPLVARNAKPGQFVVIRLHERGERIPLTLFRWDKEEGTIEMVFQEVGKTTYELGTYGVGDKIADVVGPLGKPTHIENFGTAVVVSGGVGAPIGYSITKALKEAGNYVISIIGFRNKQLVILEDEFREVSDELLITTDDGSYVRKGFTTDVLSELLGSGRKVDYVFTVGPVIMMKKVADITKKYGIRTYASLNPIMVDGTGMCGACRVTVGGQVVFACVAGPDFDAHQVDFDELMKRLAQYREEEKLALERFLQVGVVRG, encoded by the coding sequence ATGTTCGAGATAGTTGGAAAGAGGGAGCTAGCGCCCAACATAAAGTGGATTAAGGTGAAGGCCCCTCTCGTAGCTAGGAATGCGAAACCAGGGCAGTTCGTAGTAATCAGATTGCATGAGAGAGGGGAGAGGATCCCTCTAACTCTCTTCAGATGGGATAAGGAGGAAGGGACCATAGAGATGGTCTTTCAGGAGGTCGGGAAGACGACATACGAGCTCGGGACTTACGGTGTAGGGGATAAGATAGCGGACGTCGTCGGCCCTTTGGGCAAACCGACTCACATAGAGAACTTCGGAACTGCAGTAGTCGTCAGCGGGGGTGTAGGAGCTCCCATAGGGTACTCGATCACCAAGGCCCTGAAGGAAGCTGGTAACTATGTTATCAGCATAATAGGGTTCAGAAACAAGCAGTTAGTGATCTTGGAGGACGAATTCAGGGAGGTTAGCGATGAACTCCTCATAACTACGGATGACGGGAGTTACGTGAGGAAGGGGTTCACTACTGATGTTCTGAGCGAGCTACTGGGGTCCGGTAGGAAGGTTGATTACGTCTTCACGGTGGGTCCAGTGATAATGATGAAGAAAGTCGCTGACATAACGAAGAAGTACGGGATAAGGACTTACGCGAGCCTCAATCCTATAATGGTGGATGGCACTGGGATGTGCGGAGCTTGCAGGGTAACCGTAGGAGGGCAGGTCGTCTTTGCATGTGTTGCTGGTCCGGATTTCGATGCACATCAGGTTGATTTCGATGAGTTGATGAAGAGGTTAGCTCAGTACAGGGAGGAGGAGAAGTTAGCGCTCGAGAGGTTCCTCCAAGTGGGCGTGGTGAGAGGATGA
- the gltA gene encoding NADPH-dependent glutamate synthase, producing MSAGRREVKKVRVPVPEQDPHVRIHNFNEVALGYSLEQAMEEASRCLQCHVKVAPCIKNCPVLVNVPGFIKKILEGDMKGALEVIMETNSLPGITGRVCPQEEQCEMNCIMGKLGDKINIGKLERFVADYAREHGIRPEVKIAPPTGKRVAIVGSGPAGLTAAADLRKMGHEVVIYEALHEPGGVLVYGIPEFRLPKEIVRYEVEFLKSIGVKIYTDVVIGKTLSLYDLLEEFDAVFLGTGAGTPNFLNVPGVNCLGIYSANEFLTRVNLMKAYLFPDYDTPIKRGKRLAVIGGGNTAMDAARSGLRIGYEEVYILYRRTRELMTARIEEIGHAEEEGVKFMFLVNPVAFKCDENGWVRAVTLIRNELGEPDESGRRRPIPIPGSEFDLEVDTVVIAIGQRPNRILYQEVPELEVSRNGTIIVDEKYRSTLRGVFAGGDAIRGEATVVLAMGDGKRAAMAIDEYLRTGEWPEKIVPMKLAQAD from the coding sequence ATGAGCGCGGGTAGGAGGGAAGTGAAGAAAGTAAGGGTCCCGGTCCCGGAGCAGGATCCCCATGTGAGGATACATAATTTCAATGAAGTGGCCTTAGGCTACAGCTTGGAGCAGGCCATGGAGGAAGCTTCCAGATGTCTTCAATGCCATGTGAAAGTCGCTCCCTGCATCAAAAACTGCCCAGTCCTCGTGAATGTCCCGGGATTCATAAAGAAGATACTTGAGGGAGATATGAAGGGAGCCCTGGAGGTAATAATGGAGACGAACTCGCTTCCCGGGATAACTGGAAGGGTCTGCCCGCAGGAGGAACAGTGCGAGATGAACTGCATAATGGGGAAGCTCGGGGATAAGATAAACATAGGGAAGCTCGAGAGGTTCGTAGCTGATTACGCTAGGGAACACGGCATAAGGCCCGAAGTTAAGATAGCGCCTCCTACTGGGAAGAGGGTAGCTATAGTGGGCTCGGGTCCGGCCGGACTCACTGCAGCAGCTGATTTGAGGAAGATGGGTCATGAAGTAGTCATATATGAGGCCCTTCATGAACCCGGAGGCGTCCTAGTTTACGGGATCCCTGAGTTCAGGCTCCCGAAGGAGATAGTTAGGTACGAAGTCGAGTTCTTGAAGAGCATAGGAGTCAAGATATATACGGATGTGGTTATAGGGAAGACTCTCTCCCTCTACGATCTCCTCGAGGAATTCGACGCTGTCTTCTTGGGGACGGGAGCCGGCACTCCCAACTTCCTGAACGTGCCCGGAGTGAACTGCCTCGGCATATACTCAGCTAACGAGTTCCTCACTAGGGTCAACCTGATGAAGGCCTACCTCTTCCCAGATTACGATACCCCCATTAAGAGAGGGAAGAGGCTCGCCGTAATAGGAGGGGGAAATACCGCTATGGATGCTGCTAGGAGCGGTCTCAGGATAGGGTATGAGGAGGTCTACATACTCTACAGGAGGACCAGGGAATTGATGACGGCTAGAATTGAGGAAATTGGACACGCTGAAGAGGAGGGAGTCAAGTTCATGTTCTTAGTAAATCCCGTTGCCTTCAAGTGTGATGAGAACGGGTGGGTGAGAGCGGTCACGCTGATAAGGAATGAGCTGGGCGAGCCGGATGAGTCGGGGAGGAGGAGGCCCATCCCGATACCTGGGAGCGAGTTCGATCTGGAGGTCGATACGGTGGTGATAGCGATAGGACAGAGGCCCAACAGGATACTCTACCAAGAGGTCCCCGAGCTGGAGGTATCGAGGAACGGCACTATAATAGTTGATGAGAAGTACAGGAGTACGCTGAGAGGAGTATTCGCTGGAGGGGATGCGATAAGGGGAGAGGCCACTGTAGTGCTGGCGATGGGGGATGGCAAGAGGGCAGCTATGGCTATAGATGAGTACCTCAGGACGGGGGAGTGGCCGGAGAAGATAGTTCCGATGAAGCTCGCTCAAGCCGATTAG
- a CDS encoding DUF4405 domain-containing protein produces the protein MSGELKLRAIVSIAQLVLGILLFISGLVLYFTPSGRAHEFIIFMSRGSWRYWHDIFAFAFSGSSLIHIYFNFRSLKVLARRLFS, from the coding sequence ATGAGTGGGGAACTCAAGCTCAGGGCTATCGTGAGCATAGCTCAATTAGTTCTGGGAATACTCCTCTTCATAAGCGGGCTTGTCCTTTACTTCACCCCATCTGGAAGGGCTCATGAGTTCATAATCTTCATGAGCAGAGGATCCTGGCGCTACTGGCATGATATCTTCGCATTCGCTTTCTCTGGATCATCCCTAATTCACATATACTTCAACTTCAGATCCCTGAAAGTCCTGGCTAGGAGGTTGTTCTCATGA
- the rnhB gene encoding ribonuclease HII → MGIDEAGRGPVIGPMVVAAVILKRREAKRLKEMGVTDSKLLSAERREELFPMIIESAESYLIKVIEPKRIDEAVSKNMLNLLEAEVMSELIRELRPARVIVDSPMRNCRKFSDVLREFLGDSSVKIIAENKADSKYIQVASASIIAKVERDRRIRELSELTGVEIGSGYPGDPKTREAIRMILKGAEFPRDQVRWKWATINRLLEEIRGNDLTEFLD, encoded by the coding sequence ATGGGGATAGATGAAGCTGGGAGGGGCCCAGTGATAGGGCCAATGGTTGTGGCAGCTGTTATCCTGAAGAGGAGGGAAGCTAAGAGGCTGAAGGAAATGGGAGTTACTGATTCGAAGCTCTTGAGTGCTGAGAGGAGGGAGGAGCTCTTCCCAATGATAATTGAGAGCGCTGAATCCTACTTAATAAAGGTAATCGAGCCTAAGAGGATAGATGAAGCCGTCTCTAAGAATATGCTCAATTTACTCGAAGCTGAAGTGATGTCCGAGCTGATAAGGGAGCTCAGGCCCGCTAGAGTAATAGTTGATTCTCCTATGAGGAACTGCAGGAAGTTCTCAGATGTACTGAGGGAATTCCTGGGGGATTCGAGCGTTAAAATAATAGCTGAGAATAAGGCCGACTCCAAATATATTCAAGTGGCTTCAGCCTCCATAATAGCTAAGGTGGAGAGGGATAGGAGGATCAGGGAGTTGAGCGAGCTGACTGGAGTTGAGATAGGCTCAGGCTACCCAGGAGATCCTAAGACTAGGGAGGCTATTAGGATGATCCTCAAGGGGGCCGAGTTCCCCAGGGATCAGGTGAGATGGAAGTGGGCGACGATAAATAGGCTCCTGGAGGAGATCAGGGGGAATGATTTGACCGAGTTCCTGGATTGA
- a CDS encoding FAD-dependent thymidylate synthase has product MEVVRKELIGGEGLIYLATRVSRSTGGPEEIAEELNDRERVERLLSNIIRMGHYSVLEHSLIRLWIDCDHRELLRLLINHKYVEITLGNPSLISLNPRTAMELLDSEARVIGLEAMRELPMISRILGIESEAEPRLSVEMEKLSDEPLLYSFLKSPHEDPRHGFYAFWIEMSRVASHQFVRHRRLSFTQRSGRVTKPEGFIFPEVNDEALRLMREHAEMSVKLYERLLSMGVRMEDARYILPSALRTAIFVSGRQSDWHHFLKLRLDRSAQAEIRRIAEIIASVINPGTRSNHSP; this is encoded by the coding sequence ATGGAGGTCGTGAGGAAGGAGTTAATAGGTGGGGAAGGTCTAATTTACCTAGCTACGAGAGTATCTAGGAGCACTGGGGGTCCTGAAGAAATAGCTGAGGAGCTGAATGATAGGGAGAGGGTCGAGAGGCTTCTATCGAACATCATAAGGATGGGGCACTACTCAGTCCTCGAGCACAGCCTGATAAGGCTCTGGATAGATTGCGACCATCGAGAACTGCTGAGGCTCCTCATAAATCATAAATACGTTGAGATAACTCTAGGAAATCCCAGCTTGATCTCCCTCAATCCAAGGACAGCTATGGAGCTCCTGGATAGTGAAGCTAGAGTCATAGGCCTGGAAGCCATGAGGGAGCTCCCAATGATATCCCGCATCCTCGGTATAGAATCTGAAGCGGAGCCGAGGCTCTCAGTTGAGATGGAGAAGTTGAGCGATGAGCCCCTACTTTACAGCTTCTTGAAGTCCCCTCATGAGGATCCTAGGCATGGTTTCTATGCCTTCTGGATCGAGATGTCCAGAGTCGCCTCCCATCAATTCGTCAGGCATAGGAGGCTAAGCTTCACTCAGAGATCCGGGAGGGTGACTAAACCCGAGGGCTTCATATTCCCAGAGGTGAATGATGAGGCTTTGAGGCTCATGAGAGAGCACGCTGAGATGAGCGTTAAGCTATATGAAAGGCTCCTGAGCATGGGGGTGAGGATGGAAGATGCCAGGTACATACTCCCATCGGCATTGAGGACAGCTATTTTCGTCAGCGGGAGGCAATCGGACTGGCATCATTTCCTGAAGCTCAGACTGGATAGATCGGCTCAAGCGGAGATAAGGAGGATAGCTGAGATAATAGCTAGCGTTATCAATCCAGGAACTCGGTCAAATCATTCCCCCTGA
- a CDS encoding MJ0042-type zinc finger domain-containing protein: protein MEFECPVCGAVFDIEDVEEGDEVRCPECGALLVVMKKGKKLYLEPVPEEEEEEWEEEEEEWEEEEEWEEEEEF from the coding sequence ATGGAGTTTGAGTGTCCCGTATGCGGAGCTGTATTCGATATAGAGGATGTAGAAGAGGGCGATGAGGTCAGATGCCCTGAATGCGGCGCTCTACTCGTCGTCATGAAGAAGGGCAAGAAACTCTACTTGGAGCCCGTTCCTGAGGAGGAAGAGGAGGAATGGGAAGAGGAGGAAGAGGAATGGGAAGAGGAGGAAGAGTGGGAGGAGGAAGAGGAGTTCTGA
- a CDS encoding adenine/guanine phosphoribosyltransferase-like protein, translating to MSYASWKGKVVMRNGRLESPYISVRLLSSLKGFFTLKELESKLGIPYQVIWRYISLKSTPEKTTARKIIERIESLNLIEEALRRNLRVNRYNYIESWRLMSNYKFLELMGYVISSFVGDEEVNVIVSPQGSFPLALIASDWLKAKALSCMEHASLSLESYLRSSYVSLDRGAVVELYVPSQIEVDDRVILVRDIVKNLESLEAIIDIVNDAGAKLWGVFSVISISDEWEKKLDDLGIGKKMAFYRMPR from the coding sequence GTGAGTTACGCTTCTTGGAAAGGTAAAGTGGTCATGAGGAACGGGAGGCTCGAGTCTCCTTACATCTCCGTCAGGCTTTTGAGCTCCCTAAAGGGTTTTTTCACATTGAAGGAGCTTGAATCGAAGCTAGGAATACCGTACCAAGTCATATGGAGATACATAAGTCTCAAGAGCACACCGGAGAAGACGACAGCTAGGAAGATAATAGAGAGGATAGAGAGCCTGAACCTTATAGAGGAAGCTCTCAGGAGAAATCTCAGGGTCAACAGGTACAATTACATAGAGTCCTGGAGGCTTATGAGCAACTACAAGTTCCTGGAGCTCATGGGATATGTCATATCGAGTTTCGTCGGGGATGAGGAGGTTAACGTGATAGTATCCCCACAGGGATCCTTCCCCCTAGCCCTAATCGCTAGCGATTGGCTCAAAGCGAAGGCTTTAAGCTGCATGGAACATGCAAGTCTCTCCTTAGAGTCTTACTTGAGGAGCTCTTACGTCTCCCTCGATAGAGGGGCTGTTGTCGAGCTCTACGTACCTAGCCAGATAGAGGTGGATGATAGAGTGATCTTGGTTAGGGATATCGTGAAGAACTTGGAATCCCTAGAGGCGATAATTGATATAGTGAACGATGCGGGAGCTAAGCTATGGGGGGTCTTCTCGGTGATCTCTATATCTGATGAATGGGAGAAAAAGCTGGATGACCTCGGGATAGGAAAAAAGATGGCTTTTTACAGGATGCCTCGATAG
- a CDS encoding pyridoxal-phosphate dependent enzyme, with translation MKMLQQATLLEEFRFPGTLFRVRKIPIAQGWRKIYIKWEGNNPTGTQKDRAAYMHVRRAIEQGYDTVTVGTCGNFGASLAYFANLHGMRAVIYVPSRYTNGRVREMRKYNAEIVYVDGSYEDAVERSVLDAMKYGYYDSNPGSVNSRVALESFKAIAYEIVAALGSVPDLVSVPMGNGTTLAGIYMGFREMLDMGISRKLPVMLGATTGLGNQIAETLKRGSEELVPLREDEVRETEYNEPLVSIKAFDGEYALEAIRRSGGLAFEFYDEELLQLAEELRMEGIDPLPASSSSLGAIERYLEFGGYFENAVAVVTGRRF, from the coding sequence ATGAAGATGCTTCAGCAGGCAACCTTGCTTGAGGAGTTCAGGTTCCCCGGGACTCTTTTTAGAGTGAGGAAAATCCCGATAGCTCAGGGATGGAGGAAGATATACATCAAATGGGAGGGAAATAACCCCACGGGGACCCAAAAGGACAGAGCGGCTTACATGCACGTGAGGAGGGCTATAGAGCAGGGATACGATACGGTGACCGTGGGCACCTGCGGGAACTTCGGGGCTTCCTTAGCCTACTTCGCTAACCTCCACGGGATGAGGGCAGTGATATACGTACCGTCACGCTACACCAATGGGAGGGTTAGGGAGATGAGGAAGTACAATGCTGAGATAGTTTACGTAGATGGCAGCTACGAGGACGCTGTGGAGAGGAGCGTGCTCGATGCTATGAAATACGGATACTACGATTCCAATCCCGGGAGCGTTAACAGTAGGGTAGCCCTAGAGTCCTTCAAGGCCATCGCTTATGAGATAGTTGCAGCCCTGGGCTCGGTCCCAGATTTAGTCTCCGTCCCAATGGGAAACGGCACCACTCTAGCTGGTATCTACATGGGCTTCCGCGAGATGCTCGATATGGGGATCTCGAGGAAGCTCCCAGTGATGCTAGGGGCAACTACGGGACTGGGGAATCAGATAGCTGAGACCCTCAAGAGAGGCTCCGAGGAGCTAGTCCCCCTGAGGGAGGATGAAGTGAGGGAAACTGAGTATAATGAGCCATTGGTCTCGATAAAGGCTTTCGATGGTGAGTACGCCTTGGAAGCTATAAGGAGGAGCGGCGGCTTAGCTTTCGAATTCTACGATGAGGAACTGCTTCAGCTCGCTGAGGAGCTTAGAATGGAAGGTATAGACCCTCTTCCAGCATCCTCCTCCTCTTTAGGGGCTATAGAGAGATATTTAGAGTTCGGGGGATATTTCGAGAATGCAGTGGCAGTCGTCACAGGGAGAAGGTTCTGA
- a CDS encoding DUF1611 domain-containing protein: MQWQSSQGEGSEVPEALILAEGKYDTSDAKTAHGLVRKSMRYRIVGVIDSRFAGMDAGEVLDGKRRGIKIYRSLDEALSERPNVRVLIVGVATAGGMLPPEYRGYIREAIERGLNIVSGLHEFLSDDPEFSKISKERGVEIIDVRKIYQKMRLFYTGKIREVDSYRVAILGTDACIGKRTTAWMIVDELNKRGIKAVFVGTGQTAWMQGAKYGIVLDAMINDFIPGGLEHEVWRAYVEERPKVIVVPGQGSLLHPAFPGSFEIVNLLTPNAIVLQHAPGRKHLEDFPEFPMPSLEKYIRLIEVMTDRKPLAITINTEGMSEEAVESYVKEVEAKYGIVACAPLIHGVGRIVDAIAKEVEG; this comes from the coding sequence ATGCAGTGGCAGTCGTCACAGGGAGAAGGTTCTGAAGTCCCCGAAGCTCTGATACTAGCTGAGGGAAAATACGATACTTCCGATGCTAAGACAGCTCACGGCCTCGTCAGGAAGTCCATGAGGTACAGGATAGTCGGCGTCATAGACAGCAGGTTCGCTGGGATGGACGCTGGTGAAGTGCTGGATGGGAAGAGGAGGGGCATAAAGATCTATAGGAGCTTGGATGAAGCGCTGAGTGAGAGGCCAAATGTCAGAGTGCTGATAGTCGGTGTAGCCACAGCGGGAGGAATGCTCCCACCTGAGTACAGGGGCTACATAAGGGAAGCCATAGAGAGGGGGCTCAACATAGTATCGGGGCTCCACGAGTTCCTGAGCGATGATCCAGAGTTCTCAAAGATATCTAAAGAGAGAGGAGTCGAGATAATAGATGTCAGGAAGATCTATCAGAAGATGAGGCTTTTCTATACAGGGAAGATAAGGGAAGTGGATTCTTACAGAGTAGCTATCTTAGGGACCGATGCTTGCATAGGGAAGAGGACGACGGCCTGGATGATAGTAGATGAGCTCAATAAGAGGGGTATAAAGGCGGTTTTCGTCGGGACCGGTCAGACCGCTTGGATGCAGGGAGCTAAATATGGGATAGTGCTCGATGCTATGATAAACGATTTCATACCAGGAGGATTGGAGCATGAGGTCTGGAGGGCTTACGTCGAGGAGAGGCCAAAGGTAATAGTGGTCCCTGGCCAGGGTTCATTGCTGCATCCGGCATTCCCGGGTAGCTTCGAGATAGTGAATTTACTAACGCCTAACGCTATAGTGCTGCAGCACGCACCTGGGAGGAAGCATTTAGAGGACTTCCCGGAGTTCCCAATGCCCTCGCTGGAGAAGTACATACGCTTAATAGAAGTCATGACGGATAGGAAGCCTCTAGCTATCACTATAAACACAGAAGGGATGAGTGAGGAAGCTGTGGAGAGTTATGTCAAGGAGGTGGAGGCCAAGTACGGAATAGTGGCATGCGCTCCCCTGATCCATGGCGTGGGTAGGATAGTCGATGCCATAGCTAAGGAGGTGGAGGGTTGA
- a CDS encoding GNAT family N-acetyltransferase yields MGKSRERGIGAVAIEFRDLGPEEIEEYIKFDAKISWDFLTDEEKMELGYDDYLRRHREVVYSLYRANMRNRMIAAYADGEIVGVVWVGMRVDTVHFVGVGYIYDIEVIRDLRGKGIGSKLLQMAEETCREWGVKEVMLAVEANNFEAIKWYERMGYAPKRYLMSKRLRAFE; encoded by the coding sequence ATGGGTAAGAGTAGGGAGAGAGGAATTGGGGCTGTAGCGATAGAGTTTAGGGATCTGGGGCCTGAGGAGATAGAGGAATACATAAAATTCGATGCTAAGATAAGCTGGGATTTCCTAACTGATGAGGAGAAGATGGAGCTGGGATACGATGATTATCTGAGGAGGCATAGGGAGGTAGTGTACTCGCTCTACAGAGCTAACATGAGGAACAGGATGATAGCGGCTTATGCGGACGGCGAGATTGTAGGAGTGGTCTGGGTGGGCATGAGGGTAGATACGGTCCACTTCGTGGGCGTGGGCTACATATACGATATCGAGGTGATTAGGGATCTGAGGGGGAAGGGGATAGGGAGCAAGCTACTCCAGATGGCCGAGGAGACCTGCAGGGAGTGGGGAGTCAAGGAGGTCATGCTGGCTGTCGAGGCGAATAATTTTGAGGCAATTAAGTGGTATGAGAGGATGGGATACGCTCCGAAGAGGTATCTGATGAGCAAGAGGTTGCGAGCGTTTGAATGA
- a CDS encoding zinc-binding dehydrogenase produces the protein MRAVVIRKHGGPEVLEFEEDYPDPKIGPNDVLVEVKAVAMNHLDIWVRKGVRGATLPRILGSDISGIVKEVGSGVSDVKVGEEVIVSPGYGCGKCEYCLSGRESMCKQYKMPGYHVDGGYAELTSHPERAILRKPANLNFEEAASVPLVFLTSWHMLRTLADVREDEWVLIWGAGSGVGISSIQIAKLLGAKVIATVGDDWKVERAYKIGADHVINRKKEDVIARVKELTGEGVDVVVDSVGSETWMSSLKCLRVGGRMVSVGATSGEQASIDVRYIFSRQLRILGSYMGSRAELIEVLKFFERGKLRPVIDSVFKLEEARKAHERMEGSEMFGKIVILPR, from the coding sequence TTGAGGGCTGTGGTGATACGCAAGCACGGGGGTCCCGAGGTACTGGAGTTCGAGGAGGATTATCCTGATCCTAAGATAGGCCCTAATGACGTTCTAGTCGAGGTCAAAGCAGTCGCTATGAATCATTTAGACATCTGGGTGAGGAAAGGCGTGAGAGGGGCGACTCTACCGAGGATACTGGGCTCGGATATCTCGGGAATTGTTAAGGAAGTTGGGAGTGGCGTGAGCGATGTCAAGGTGGGAGAGGAGGTCATAGTCTCCCCGGGTTACGGCTGCGGGAAGTGCGAGTACTGCCTGAGCGGTAGGGAGAGTATGTGCAAGCAGTATAAGATGCCCGGCTATCACGTCGATGGCGGTTACGCTGAGCTGACATCGCATCCTGAGAGGGCGATACTCAGGAAGCCAGCAAATCTGAATTTCGAAGAGGCAGCATCGGTCCCTTTAGTCTTCCTTACATCTTGGCACATGCTCAGGACTCTCGCTGATGTGAGGGAAGATGAGTGGGTCCTCATATGGGGCGCTGGGAGCGGAGTGGGCATATCATCGATACAGATAGCGAAGCTCCTCGGGGCCAAAGTTATAGCAACTGTCGGGGATGATTGGAAGGTGGAGAGGGCCTATAAGATAGGGGCGGATCACGTGATAAACAGGAAGAAGGAGGATGTCATCGCTAGAGTGAAGGAACTCACTGGGGAGGGGGTGGATGTGGTCGTAGACTCGGTGGGCAGCGAGACTTGGATGAGCAGTCTCAAGTGCTTGAGGGTAGGGGGCAGGATGGTCAGCGTGGGAGCCACTTCAGGGGAGCAAGCGAGTATAGATGTCAGATACATTTTCTCAAGGCAGCTCAGAATATTAGGCTCTTACATGGGGAGCAGGGCTGAGCTGATCGAAGTTCTGAAGTTCTTCGAGAGGGGGAAGCTCAGGCCAGTCATAGATTCTGTATTCAAGCTTGAGGAAGCTAGGAAGGCTCATGAGAGGATGGAAGGGAGCGAGATGTTTGGAAAGATAGTTATCCTGCCGAGGTGA
- the metG gene encoding methionine--tRNA ligase subunit beta, translated as MFDVEEFWKFDLRVGKVLAAERVSGSKKLIKLDVDFGSERRTIVTGIADQVDPEILVGKKMIFVLNLKPKRMMGVESQGMLLLAEEDGGRIHLIEVPDEVPVGTKVW; from the coding sequence ATGTTCGATGTGGAGGAGTTCTGGAAGTTCGATCTCAGGGTGGGGAAGGTGCTGGCAGCAGAAAGGGTATCGGGCTCTAAGAAGCTGATAAAGTTGGATGTCGATTTCGGGAGCGAGAGAAGGACGATAGTGACTGGGATAGCTGATCAAGTAGATCCCGAAATCCTAGTTGGGAAAAAGATGATATTCGTCCTCAATTTGAAGCCGAAGAGGATGATGGGAGTTGAGAGCCAGGGGATGCTATTGCTGGCTGAGGAGGATGGCGGGAGGATACATTTGATAGAGGTGCCCGATGAGGTCCCCGTAGGCACTAAAGTTTGGTGA
- a CDS encoding dihydrodipicolinate synthase family protein: MRFHGIIPPHVTPFTQEGDLDLRSLDKLLDFWLEAKVHGLATCASNGEGPLLDDEERGEVLRAVIDKAGGQVPVIAGVSNPSTRALMRQIQMAERIGADAVLLTPPYYFKPSPKELLEHYTLILKSSNIPILLYNVTKFVGYDVPIDIVAKLSDFDNFAGIKESSGLIWRISELIRLIGGKKSVLAGTGDVLLDTLVLGGDGGIVAVSIFAPELTVELYNSFMAGDLKRASKIQLTLTMLNEVIVKKYNQLSATKEALRLRGLPGGFARMPSQPLSEGEREEIKNALKSAGLITKL; this comes from the coding sequence ATGAGGTTCCACGGTATAATACCGCCTCATGTCACCCCTTTCACTCAGGAAGGGGATCTGGACCTCAGATCCCTCGACAAGCTCCTCGATTTCTGGCTGGAAGCTAAGGTTCATGGATTAGCTACTTGCGCGAGCAACGGGGAGGGGCCTCTCCTCGATGATGAGGAGAGGGGCGAGGTCCTGAGGGCCGTCATAGATAAAGCAGGGGGGCAGGTGCCGGTGATAGCTGGCGTGAGCAACCCATCGACTAGAGCCCTCATGAGGCAGATACAGATGGCTGAGAGGATAGGGGCCGATGCGGTCCTCCTGACCCCTCCCTACTACTTCAAACCGAGCCCCAAGGAGCTCTTAGAACATTACACCCTCATCCTCAAGTCCTCCAACATCCCCATACTCCTTTACAATGTGACTAAGTTCGTCGGTTACGATGTACCGATAGATATCGTAGCCAAGCTCTCCGATTTCGATAACTTCGCGGGCATAAAGGAGTCTAGCGGCTTAATATGGAGGATCTCAGAGCTCATCAGGCTAATTGGAGGTAAGAAGTCAGTTCTAGCTGGGACTGGAGATGTACTCCTCGATACCTTAGTCCTAGGAGGGGATGGGGGAATAGTGGCTGTCTCTATATTCGCCCCCGAGCTCACAGTCGAGCTCTACAACTCCTTCATGGCTGGTGATCTGAAGAGAGCTTCCAAGATCCAGCTGACCCTCACCATGTTGAATGAAGTTATAGTGAAGAAGTACAATCAGTTAAGCGCTACTAAAGAAGCTTTGAGGCTGAGGGGCCTTCCGGGAGGCTTCGCCAGGATGCCATCTCAACCTCTATCAGAGGGGGAGAGGGAGGAAATTAAGAACGCTCTAAAGTCAGCTGGTCTGATCACCAAACTTTAG